Genomic segment of Myxococcus stipitatus:
ACATCGCCGAACCGAACCATCGCGGCCTCCTCGTGGCTCCATGGGCCTCTGGTCCACCCAGGTCCCTTCACGAAGAACCCACGAGCCCCCCGCGCCCAGCGACACCGCGCCCCGGCGACAGGGCGAGCCACCACCGGCCCGAGGCCCCACCAACCAGTCGACGGAGCCCTCGCTCCGCATCGCACGGTGCGGAAGGGGAACGAGGCGCCCGGGTGTCCGCCGCGGCCCGCTCCGAGCGGACGGACGCGGCTGCCCCTTCGCGAGGTGCCTAACCTTCGCCGCAGGAGGTGCGGCACATGTTGCTGGAACTGTCCGCGGTGGAAGCGCGCGAGCTGAAAGAGGCCCTGGACAACGAGCTGCGCGAGCTGCTGACCGAGATATCGCGCACGGATGAGCGCGCGTATCGAGACCTGCTGCGGGAGCGGCATGGCCGACTGGAGCAGCTCACCCGGCGGCTGGAGCTGTCACTCGAGGGCAGCCAGGTCTACGCCTGAGTCCGCCCGTCCCCCCAGGCCCTGAAGCAGGGCGCCCAGGCGGTGGCTCGCGAGCCATGCACACGAGCACCGCGTGGGGTGCGCGAGCCAGGGCGGGCCCACCTTACGAAACACCCGCACCGACGGAGCCTCCACCATGATTCCCGAGAACATCCTCCAGTACCTGGAGCGCCACGGCGTTCCCTTCGAGCGCAAGCCGCACCTGCGCGCCATCACCGCGCAAGCGCTGGCGTCCTCGCTGCACGTCAGCGGCTTCCAGGTGGCGAAGTCCGTCATCCTCCAGGCCGATGACGCGCTGTTGATTTGCGTGGTGAGCGCGCCGGACACGGTGAACCTGGACCGCGTCGCCTCCGTCACCGGGACCCGCAACCTCCGGCTCGCGGACGAGGCCGTGTTCGCGTCCCGCTTCCCCGACTGCGAGGTCGGCGCGGAGCCGCCCTTCGGGGGCCTCTATGGGCTCCCCGTCGTGGTGGACGAGCACCTCCGCGACGAGAACCTCGTGCTGTTCCGAGCGGGCTCCCACACCGAGGCCCTGGAGCTGCGCTACGAGGACTTCATGAACCTGGAGGCGCCCTACCTCGGCAACATCATCCATGACCGCCCGAGCCAGTCGCGGGAGGACGAGAGCGCCGAGGAGGCCCCGTCACCCTACTGAGCGCGCGAGCCCCGTCCGCGCATCGAACTCCCGCAGCCTCGACGCCTCGAAGCGCAGCGCCACCTGCGCCCCCGAGGCCGCGCGGAAGTCTCCCGGTGCCCGAGCCACCAGCCGCTCTCCCTCCACCTCCACCGTCACCCAGCACTCCGCGCCCATGGGCTCCACCAGGTACACCCGGCCCGTCAGCGCGCCCGCGGACGCGGGGCTCGGGAGCACCTCGAGGTGCTCGGGACGCAGGCCCAGCACGCGGTCCTCTCCCTCCAGCCCCAAGGTCCGAGGCTTCACCTCGTTGATGCGCGGCGAGCCGAAGAACCCCGCCACGAACAGGTTCGCCGGCGCGTCGTACAGCTCGCGAGGCGGCGCCACCTGCTGCACCTCCCCCTGGCTCATCACCACCACCCGGTCGGACAGCGTCATCGCCTCCGCCTGGTCATGCGTGACGTAGATGAAGGTGGCCCGGAGGCGCTCATGCAGCTTCTTGATTTCACCGCGCATCTGCGCGCGCAGCCCGGCGTCCAGGTTGGACAGGGGCTCGTCGAACAGGAACACCTTCGGCCGACGCACGAGCGCGCGCCCCAGCGCCACCCGCTGCCGCTGCCCTCCGGAGAGCGCCTTGGGCCGCCGCGACAGCAGCGACTCCAGCCCGAGCATCGAGGCCACCTCCCGCACCCGCGCGTCGATGTCCGCGCGCGGCAGGCCCGCGACCTCCAGCGGGAACGCCAGGTTCCGCGCCACGTCCAGGTGCGGATAGAGCGCGTAGCTCTGGAACACCATCGCGACGTCGCGCTCCTTCGGCGACAGGTCATTCACCACGTCGCCGTCGATGCGCAGCGTCCCACCCGACAAGGTCTCCAGCCCCGCGATGAGGTTGAGCGTGGTGGACTTGCCGCAGCCCGACGGCCCCACCAGCGACACGAACTCGCCATCCGCGATGTCCAGCGTCACGCCCTTCACCGCCGCCACACCGCCCCGGTACACCTTGCGGACGTCCTCGAGCGTCACGGTCGCCACGCGCCTACCCCTCTCCCGGGTTCGCGAGGGGGCCTGGAGTCGACGCGGGGGGGCTCGGAGCACGGGAGCACATGGGGCGGAAGCATCGCCCCCTCGCTCGACGCGGCAAGCCCACCCCGCCTCGCGCCGTCACCTCCGTCGCGGAGTCAACATCTCCCTCGCGCGCGAGCCACTGTAAGCACGCACGCGGTCCCGCGTTTTCTTCATCGAGCAGGCGATGAACGCCGCGCCCGACCCCGATGAAGGAGACACACCATGAGCCCCCACGATGAGACGCTGCTGAAGGTCGACGGAATGACGTGCCGGTCCTGCGTCCGCCACGTCAACGACGCGCTCCGAGACCTCGACGGCGTGCAGGACGTCAACGTCTGGTTCGACCGCGGCCAGGTGCTGGTGAAGCACGACGCGGCCACCGCGAAGGTCAGCGCGCTCATCGACGCGCTCCGGGACGCTGGCTACGAATCCGCGCCGGCCGCGTGAAGCCGCGCCTGGATGTGCGGACGGGAAACCCCTCCTCCCGTCCGCACGACAGGCCCGTGCCTCAGGCCGTCGAAGGCTCACGGCCTCCGGCCCCTGGCACGCCACAGGTGCAGTCCAGACAGCCCTCCGAGGCACAGGCACCACACGAGACCTGCAGCTGCTTCTTGAGCGCCTTGCGCGCTCGATGCAGCCGCACGGCCGCGTTCCTGGACGTAATCCCCACCTCGCGTGCGAACTGCGGCAGGCGGGTCCCCTCCATCGAGACGCGCCGCAGGGCCTCCGCATACTCGGGCTTGAGCGAGCCCGCGACGCGCCCCACGCACGGGCAGACGGCTCGCGTGCGCTCCACCTCGGGCGGCTGGGCCTCCTCGAACTCGCGCGCCATCGCGGCCAGCGCCCGCTCCGACGTGCCTCGTCGCCGGTAGTGGTCGATGACCGCGTGGTGGAGCACCCGGTAGAACCACACCGTCAGGGAGGCCTTCCCATGCAGCGCCTCCGCCCGGTCCAGGCCCCGGACGAACGCGTCCTGGACCAGGTCCTCCGCCGCCGCGCGGCTGCCCACCTTCTGCTCGACGAAGCGCAGGAACTCCGGACGGTGCTCCATCAACAGGGCCAGCACGTCCTCGGACAAGGGCGCCTTCACTTCAACTCCTCCGCGAATCCCAGCGGGAATCCATGACACGAGAAGAGGGGCGGAGGACCTGGCCCCCGCCCCTCGCGCACTTCCTCGACGCTCAGCCGAAGTGGACGTCCGGGTCGATGCCATCCGCGGCGAGCTTCGCCGGGTCCGCCTTGTCGGCGACCGTGCCCTTCGGGTGCGCGAACCAG
This window contains:
- a CDS encoding YbaK/EbsC family protein, whose protein sequence is MIPENILQYLERHGVPFERKPHLRAITAQALASSLHVSGFQVAKSVILQADDALLICVVSAPDTVNLDRVASVTGTRNLRLADEAVFASRFPDCEVGAEPPFGGLYGLPVVVDEHLRDENLVLFRAGSHTEALELRYEDFMNLEAPYLGNIIHDRPSQSREDESAEEAPSPY
- a CDS encoding ABC transporter ATP-binding protein; its protein translation is MATVTLEDVRKVYRGGVAAVKGVTLDIADGEFVSLVGPSGCGKSTTLNLIAGLETLSGGTLRIDGDVVNDLSPKERDVAMVFQSYALYPHLDVARNLAFPLEVAGLPRADIDARVREVASMLGLESLLSRRPKALSGGQRQRVALGRALVRRPKVFLFDEPLSNLDAGLRAQMRGEIKKLHERLRATFIYVTHDQAEAMTLSDRVVVMSQGEVQQVAPPRELYDAPANLFVAGFFGSPRINEVKPRTLGLEGEDRVLGLRPEHLEVLPSPASAGALTGRVYLVEPMGAECWVTVEVEGERLVARAPGDFRAASGAQVALRFEASRLREFDARTGLARSVG
- a CDS encoding heavy metal-associated domain-containing protein translates to MSPHDETLLKVDGMTCRSCVRHVNDALRDLDGVQDVNVWFDRGQVLVKHDAATAKVSALIDALRDAGYESAPAA
- a CDS encoding RNA polymerase sigma factor, with the protein product MKAPLSEDVLALLMEHRPEFLRFVEQKVGSRAAAEDLVQDAFVRGLDRAEALHGKASLTVWFYRVLHHAVIDHYRRRGTSERALAAMAREFEEAQPPEVERTRAVCPCVGRVAGSLKPEYAEALRRVSMEGTRLPQFAREVGITSRNAAVRLHRARKALKKQLQVSCGACASEGCLDCTCGVPGAGGREPSTA